From the Rhea pennata isolate bPtePen1 chromosome 1, bPtePen1.pri, whole genome shotgun sequence genome, the window aagcattaaaaatgattaaacagGAACCTATCCTCTGCGTATCTTTAAGTGCTATTTAAAATTCCAAATGATGGAATTCACTTAGATTAAGCTCTCATTTGCTTTCAACCCCAAAATCGCTGGGGGTAGGGAACTTTTTGATGCTCCAGAATTACATGCTTATGTCAGAACGATGATCATGAAATCACTGCTACTTACTGCTTCTTCTAGAATCTGGATATCAGGATGGTCTTTGGGAGTGTGTCTCAAGATTTCTTTTAGGAGCAGTGGGTATTTGACTAGCCGACTTCGAGGAATGTCCAGGAAGCTCCAAAGGTCTAATTTACGGCTGAAAGGAGACTCAAGGCAGCGCTGAAGAAAGTCCTGCACTCTCCGGTCCTGCTTCTTCTGATCCAGAAGTGCTTTGGCTGCTAGCTGATTGCTACAGTAACCTTTGTAGGCATGAAGTCGTGGCAACTGCAGGAGAACGGAACATTTAGGAGGTAAATTCCATGTAGGAAACATAAATCATATCAAATATGTCGAACTCGAGGAGTTCTCTTTCCCTTACTGCAATGCTTCACCCCATTAAAAAGCTAACAGATTATCTTGTATACATAGCCAGTCTTTTGTGAGGAGAAAAAGGGCACCCTGCACACAATGCCTTTGAAGTTCACATGTTTGAGATTAACAGCGATAACACTATTGAAGTCACATCAGCTACAAACAGTCTAGGAGATACAGATATTCCAAACATAAATCCGTAAGTAATTACGGACACAAGCATAAGTCTCCAGTGTAAAATCTTGGCCCGTTACAGTTCACAGACTCCCATTGTTTTCAGCATAGCCAGGATTTCCGTTTAGACCTTTCACTCAAGGCCACAAAAGCCAACAGCATTTCAGCTTCTAGCTCTAAATGTTCTTTAAGCTCATAACTATTTTCTGCCTGGTGTCTCTCAGCAGTATACTCACCCATTTCACAAGAATGGGCCCAATCTGCTCCACCGTTCCATCAGGTTTTGTTGCTTCTCCTAAACTTGCCAACAAATCTGAAattgaaacaagaaaataagaacTGCCACAATGCCTCAGTGAACTTTTCTAATGTGAAAAAGCATAGCCTGTAACTCCTATTCAACATATTATGTAAAAATGATACAGTTGCTCTTACCTTCATGCAGAGGAATGTAAGAATCCAAGTCTCCAAATATGTGAGTGAGTTCTTCCTCAGACATAATTGAGAGTTTCAGCATGGGATCATGATAGGCCTGTCAGAGAACATCAGTATTAAATCATATTCCGATCTCCCAAATCCAAATGCCagatgaaaacatatttattagGGGATGTATCATGTGCAAGACAGGTGTGAAGTAAAGCCAATAGAAAAAGCAACACTGACTTCAATCTCTACAAGATTCATCCCTGTATAAAGGTATCAAGGCCTACAAATGAAAAGGACTCCTGTCTAAACTGATCTCATCCGCGAGAAGAATTCTCCAACAAGTTCTGTGGAACTGCAAAGCACAATTTCTTTTGGCTGGGTTTGCTGTCAGCCAAACTAGTACTGGTAGTACTACAGGGCTCCTCCCTGCAGTTTTCCAGGCCAACTCGCAAACAGCGGGTGCCAGGCCTGACATCAAGTTGATGTGTAGTGTCCACAGGTAAAGAAACTTTACTCTCTGCAATTTGATTACTGACTCTTAGGAAAAAGACACTCACCTTTCTGGCAAGCTTCAGATCTTCTATTAGATCCTGCTCTCCTCTGGACATTTCATATATTGCCTGTGAGGAGATGAAGCATGGAGAATCATTTCTAATCCCAGTGTTCCTCTGACAGTCTTTTAGTTCACATAATGCACATTCCATCTCTGCAGCTTGACTAGGGGGTTCTGCTATCTGAATTGGGCACGGCAACCACAAGTAAATGGGCTGCCTTTCTCAGCTCTGAAAAAGCTACATTACTTAAAGTTGTGCGAAAGCTTTGAAGCTCAGGCACCAGCCAAATTAAATACTAGCACCTTTTAAATCACTGCTTTTATACAGGCTAgtatgaataaaaacaaaagccagaaaaCCACAGAGGTCAAATCCCAAACATCTTTAGTCAAGCTTCTGTGTTGTCATTAGAAGATTTGTCCAAGAACTACAGGAAAAAGGCGAGCCAAGGCCTTGCTATTTGGCTTTCAACCAATCATCAAGAGCCTAAGAGAAAGGCAGCTGGCCTTAGAAGGAACCTGACTTTGGGTTCACTGCAAAGCAACCAGCGTGGGCGATTCTCAAATTTCTTCACCGCCATGGAGAGGGTTTGGCATCTCGGAAGGGTCAGACTGGGGAGACAAACTCCCTAGCGACTCGAGAGAGAAGGCTACCTTTtcccaaagaaagaaatctagtCGTCTAGAAATAAAAGTGCACAGGAAGATACAGTCACACCCActcatttctccttctcccactATGGAAACGGGCTAAGCAAAGGCCTCAGTCGCCTCTTTCCCAGTCCTGCTGTTTAACTGACAGCCTACCTCCTGCCGCTTGATTTCTTTGGTGCTCAGGGACTCTTTCATGTTGACGTCTAACATCTCAGACCAAAGTacactgtttcttcttttcgGAGGGGTAGGTGCAGCAGATCTGCTACATGACTTCTGGGCACAGCTAGGAGATTTGCTATCACTGCGAAGGGCAAATGACTGTGGGGatttaaaaaggggggggggggggaagggggaaaaaaacagtttatagcCAACATTTAAAAAGTGCATAAATGTTATCCACACCCCTCCCAATCCCTCATCCTCCTCTGCTGTGCAGGGCAGGAAAACACACCCAGACACTCTTCCTCAGATAAAGGAACACTTTAATCAAGCTGGTGAGAATGTCCCTCGAGACCCAAGATGGGCAACCTTTTCCATGTTCCTCTCCTGGCTCTGATCCAAAACAAGCACGTGCTAGAAAGAAGGGCAAGTAAAGTTTGATTTCAGCTCCAAGCTACGAGGAAGTACATAAATTAGGATCATAATTCTACCTATAATGGAGCTAATCATAAGCCACTCGAACTTTGCTTTCATGGTTTGTAATGTTACTACAACTCAGATGTAGAAGTGATGTTATCTGCACGTACAGGTTATAGTGTTCTTCAGACAACATTTTTCTAAGATTACTTAGAGAGCACTAAACAGCAGGGTCAGTTCACGTTTAAGCACATGCTCCAATGCATGTATCTTTAAGTAGTGGAACAGTTTATCAGCTGGTTCTCCCTACCTGTATTGTCTGACCAAAGCGCCGAACTGCACCATTTCTTACAGGAGAGATCAAGTTGGCCAAGGACGTGACACGTGCTAAAGGCCGAACCCGTTTATTGCTTGGCTCCTGTAAATAAAGCAGAGAACAAGTTGTACTGGCTGCAATTCTCACTTCATTTCTCAGCTGTCCAAGCaagtttaaaaagcaagaacCCACTTAAGGAGTGCGGAAAAAACCTCAAAGAGTGTGTTCCGAAGTAGCCTTAAAGGGAAAGCAATGCCTGTAAATATTTGCCTGAACTTTAAGGCTAAAATTAAACTGCAAAGATCATAGCCAGTATAAAAGGGGCAGGAAAACATACGTGGCAATTAGAATTCAAAGCAGGGTTTGAACAGCAACCGTTATGGTTTGAACAGAAATAGATGGAAGCAGTCTCCTCTACAGGGCAAGCTATTGCCACCTTTAGATGGAGCCATGATCTGTTTCTCCGTTTCATCACGCTTtccttttttagaaagaaaatatttttccattttaattttattttggagacaaagcagcagccagagccCAGGCCAGCCTAGGCAGCTATTCTAGTAACTGGCAAACGACCACATGCTGAACATTCCTGTGGggaacatgcacacacaaagcaGATTAAGTTTAAAATCTCCAGTTCTACAAAATTTCTTCCCTCTACTCCCCAAAGTCACcctaatttttccttctgcactgTTCAGATTTGAAGGATAGAACTGCTGCTGGGAGCCCAGAgagctttcatttctgttctgaccgaaacatttccaagaaagaggaaatggcTCATAGAAATCTATTTGTGCTTAAGTTCAgatcagtttttaaattaagcaaGCAACTCCGTGTACTTTACATCAAAAACGCTGCATTTTGAGGACTACTCAGGAAAGGTGCACACAAGGGGAGGCCAGGAAGAGACGGACTCAGCACTGGATGCTGAGAAAGACCAGTAGAGCTGCCCTGGTACTCACAAACATCTAACATAGCTGGGCATGACTCACTATCACAAGGAAGTTTCTTAGCATGAAGTTAAGATGAGTTTAATAGAAGCTTCTTTTTTGAGTCAACTTCAGCAGACATTTTACCAAGGTTTTATTAGGCATTTTTGGTTAATTATAGTTGATTCTCTCCTCTAACATGTATCAAAagattaaaggaagaaaactaagATTGCCCAAGAGCTTAAAACAAGCTCTCTACTGTCTCCACTTCCCGTCTGAGACTGCAAGATAAGGAGCCCAAACCCATGAATCCTTCGCTTCTGTGCGGCACGAGAAGTGACAAATgctgagaacagaaataagGAATAGGAACATACAGCACCGGATTCCAATCACGAGATTCAGGAACTGCAGAAGCCACATCCGCAAGATCCCATTGCGGCAAATCGACCCAAGAAGCGGCCTGTGCCTGCCTGCACGCAGCGTTAAGCGAGACAGGACATTAACTCATGCTTCGAATCAAGTCTTCAAAGTTGCagggagaaaacaagaaaaacgATTCTATGATTGACGCAGAACAGAAAGACCACTCAGCCCAGTGCAAAGGGCGTTCAAAGCCGGGCTTGAAAATGTTTGGGTAATCTCAGGGCTGCGAAGGAActacagaaatggagaaaaccTGTTGAGAGAACAACGAACTCCTGCAGCCCTGGAAGCCTGATGATGCTCAGGTACACGACCGCAGTTACTTCTTTCCTGTGCCAGCCCACAAAGCAGTGCGCTCGGAGCAGAATCTGTCGGGAAAAGGATCATCCAGAAAGCTGGAAAGTCAGGCTGGACAAGGGAACTTAATTTAACCGTGGGCATTTCTGAATGGAGCAGAAGGAGAGGGACTTCAGTTCTATAAAACTGTGCATCAACCTTCTGGGGCGCAAGCCAAGAAAGGCTTAAGAAACTACAGGAATGTGAGCAGAAAATATACAGACATAAGCCACACGCAGCTCCATCAAGGCCAGGGATATAAATAgactgtaaatgaaaaatgcGACATTGAGAATGAAGCACTGAGGTTTCTTATGCTGCTCAGACAGGACGCTTGTACTTCTCAGCGTGCAGCCCGGCGGGAGGCATCCCTTCCCGTTCGGGCCGTGCGGAGGGGCTCCCTGCTCCCGCGGGGGCACAAACCGCCAGGGCGCCGCGCACCGCGCCGCGCGAAGACGGGCTCGAAAGGCGCGAAAGGCGTCGCGCGCCCTCCCGAGCAGGAGGAATTTCGCAGGAAGCGGCACGAGCGCAGCGCTTTTCCGCGCGCCCGGCGGGCTCCCTCGGCGCGTTCGGCCAACCGGGAAACTTCGGCACGCTGGAAATTAGGTTTAGCCGTTTCCCTCTCTTAGAAAAGGGGAAAACGATCCCTTCTGTCCCGCGAGCGCGCTCAGGCTCGAGGAGCGGCCAGAAGACGCACCGCTTTCTCCTCCTTCCGACTATGTTCTTTGATCCAGgacaggaggaaagaaaaataataaaaaagaaatcctccttCTTAGAAACCTCACCTTCTCCGAGACGCGCGGTTCAGCTTTGGGGCTACACACTCCATTTATAGCCAAACTCGGCCCGGCTGTAAGCTGAGACTCGGCAGAGTTCATACTGCGGGTAATTTTggctcaggattttttttttttttttttaagttctgcATTTGCAAACAACGACTAGCCTGTCTGCACCACGTATTACTTACAGAAGCACAGATGACATCGGCGCGTGTTAAGTTTCGAGTTTCTAATGAGAGTTAGGGGCGTTAAACGCTACAGTACTGACAAATGATTAAAAATCCAGAAAGTTCAAGTATGCCTGCTtgcattcaagaaaaaaaaattaatcacgAATCCCTTGAAGAAAGGTGAATTTAAGCCTACGTGAAGACACGCGCAAGAGCTGAAAGCAGCTGAGCGAGGCTCCCTCGCGGCTGCCTCGGTGCTTCGCTTCGTAGTATTCCTCACGGTGCAAAGAAAGTTGTATTTAGAGCTTGAGGGGGAAACAGGCTGTCTGCGAGCTCCGAGCAAGCAGAGCTGCCCGGCCGCAGCGCGCACGCAGCCTCCCCGCGGCGCTGGGGACACCGAAACCCGctgcttttcccctcaaaatCCCCCCTTTCCCGGGCGCCCGCCTCACCTCCTGCTCCCTGAAGGACTGGTTCTGCGCGTCGATGACCCGGATAGTCCTTTTGATGGGCAGCAGCCCCCCGAGCTCGTCGTGAGCCACCATGGCCGCTCGGCGTCTCGCTCCCCCCGGCCCGGActcagccgccgccgccggcgccgccgcctcccgggcCCGCGCTCATGGCCGCtctgcgcccgccgccgcgccgcgccccgaCCCCaccgccgggggcggggcctcgcgcCAAGCCACGCCCCTCCCGGCGCTAAACCACGCCTCTCCAGCCAAAGCCACGCCCCCTCCGGCGCGAAGCCACACCCCCTCCCAGgggcgcccccctccccccccgccatACAGTGTGTGTCTATGGAGGCGGGACACACGTGTCTGgcctcctccttccagccctgtttttctcctaaactctaggaaaaaaggattttttttttttttttaaaaaaaaggacgTGGCGGGCTTTTGGCAGCACAAAGCCACGGGGGCGCCCGGAGGAGGTCGGGAGGGAGTGgggggcccccgccgccgctcctgGAAAATCTGACGGGCTGAAACCTGCCAAAAGCGGTGGTGGgagctggggcggggggagagaagggaaaacaaccCGACCTGCCCCAGCCGCCGGCGCGCGCTGGCTGATCAAAGGGAAGCCCGGGGGAAcgggggcgaggcggcgcgCCTGCAAGCGAGCCCGCGTCGGGGAAAGCGGTGCGGAAAGAGCGGGGTTTCTGCGTGCACGCCAGAAAGACACAAAGGGGAAAACGGGTGGTTTCTTCTGCGTTCGCCCCCTCCTCTTTGCTGTCACTGGCGGCCAAGGCAGCGGGACGCActccccccctccgccccgggCCAGCGGCCctcgctgccgccgcggggagcgcaAAGCGCTCGGCGCGTTTTTGCCCCGTTTGGGCCCTCCTCGCTGGAGAAACCAGTTCTTGCCTGGACCCGCGCCTCTGAGTCCGCCCGCGACTCGGAGGTGTTGCTGGCCCGGGCCTCTCGCCCTCTCCCGGCGGGGCGGCCTGTCCCGGCAGGCCCGGCCCGCAGGCGCAGCGAACgctctgctttcctgctgcttgcACAAGCTGTGTTATTGCTGGCACTGCTACAAATCGGAGAAGTGAAAGGACTCTTGTGCTGGTACAGACCGAGCTTATTTGAGCCCTGCTCGGGGCTGTCTACCTGGGCTAACGAACCTTCTTCTCGGAGGAGGCAAAGCCGAGGCGGCCGGCGGAGCTCCTTCCCGGCTCCGGCCCGCGCACTGCTGCCGGCAGAGGCTTTGCGGCATCGCTTCTCAGACTAAGGGGCAGGGAGAAAGTCCTTCTGTGGCCTCCGCTGGTtttctgccttctttgcttcGGCAGAGAGCTGCTCCCAGCAAACCCAGGCCCGTTTAACCTCTGGGCGAGACCAGATGGTTTAGGATCACCTACTGCACGAGTCTCAGAAGCTCCAGACACAGGGAGCTCCTGCAGCTTTACTGGATGGGCAACACGCAACTCTTTCTAACAGGCAGCCTTTTTTTTGGAGTAGTGAAGTCAGCTTCGTTAGCAAAGTCAACCATTTCTAAGACAGCGAGGGACAGCTCTGGTGAGGAGTAGGCAAACTCTGTTGAGTTGGGTTTTTTGGAGCAGGAGTGCAGTCAGTGAGTTGGTTAAACTTGGTCAAAAGATTGAGGAGTTGAGGGAAGCGAATACTTCTAGACCCAAACAACACACACCTTTTAACCGGGACGTAGACAAGCCATAGAGTCAACTAAAAACAGGACCTAACAGCCAGGACCAGAGAAGGAAGGTGTGAAGTGGAGTCATAGACACAGGAGGTATTTAAACGAGTCTCATTAGGACCAGAACGTGCTGTCCTGCATCTTGAAGCACTTTGCACCGCAGAATATGAAGTGTTTTCTATGACGTAAGTGTTAAAtattccttctccttccagaGCCCTCGGGGAAGGGACCTGCTGCCGTGCACCAGGAAAGCATGTGATTCACTGGCGGGGAGATCCTTGCCCGAGCACGCCTGCCCTTCTGCGTGCCATCTTGTGAGCCTGGCGAAGACCATCACCTGGTGGTGATGTAACCCTCAGCTGATGCAGCCTGCTTAAGGCACGTCGTGGAAACCTGAGGAGCAAATACTGCTCTGGTGGGCAAACCGTTCTGAAGGCGACTGTGGTACTTGGGAACCCCCCCGATGAAGGCCAAAACATAATGGAAAAACAACGGAAAGGAAAACCGTGCAGCAGAATCAATGAATCCTGACTTAGGGCGTTGTGCCCTATGCCTCCCATGCCGTAACCCCAGTGTCCCTCAACCTGAGGATATTCTTCTAGCCAAGAGCATCTCATAATACCCCTTGGTGCTTGTGGTGCCCCACTGCACTGACTCCAGCCTCCTTGTGCCTTCCCCACCTCTCGGGCCGGCAGGGCAGGGATCAGCTCGCGCCGTGGCGGCTCTGGAGCCACGAGAATGCAGCCAGGCTAGTCGGCGGCTGCCAAATGACGGATAACAGACTAgttcttcctgctttcctgccaGTGGGTGTTAAGGGCGATCCTCCCCTATACTCAACTGTTGATTTTCACTTCTAGGTGTGAAATAACTCGGTGACTTCTATCCTACTATCAAATTAGGGAGCTGGGAAGAGTTCAAGTGACAGAGGAGTCACCCAGCCCTCATTGTTTTACTCTTATTTTTAGCCTGGGTTTTCATTTACATGGAGGACTGCTATTACATAGAGCTGTTTGCCTCAAGTCCTGGATGGCTTCATACCTGTGACATTCTTTGCTCCTGCAAGTTATTCTGAGTAAGGCTGCCACTAAGTAAAAATGCTCTCTAGGGTACTGACGTGCCATTTTGTTATTTCAACCTCAAAGCATCATCAAATAAATTTTAGACTAACAAATGATGAATCCCTGCGAAAACACACATCAAAATTCCCATGTGCAATTCCGGACTGATGCTAAGTTTTCACAGATACAAATGCTCCGTTGCTGAAGCACCACAGTGCATCTGGCTAGCGCCAGGGGTTGCCAAATGGGGCATGCCAAGCACTCGTGGCCCCAGCGTGCTGCCCCAACAGCTGAATGTGTCATCTCGCACCTGTGTCCAAGCATGGCTGGCGCTCGGGACCTGCTCCTGTCTCTTCTCTTGGCAGTGTTTGAATCATGCAAGGCAGAGAACAGCAGGCAGGCAACGTGAAACCCTAGCAGGCCAGGGTTGTGATCTCAGCCTAGCTACCTTCTGTGGAAGAGTCATTACAGCACCCTTGATCTCCTCATAGTTCAGGTCTGGCCAAGTTATAGAGCCCCTACATTTCGGGGTTGCTCTACTTTATACCTACCCCTGCAAGAAGGATGTTTGTTGCTACAGAAAGGAgccaaagacaaaaaaatctcagttctgCCACTGGTTGGGGAAGAAGGCTTGAGCTGGTGCTCTAAtggagctgggaggagggggTATTCCTTCGCGGGCAGTTTTCCCAGTTTTTGTAGGTCCTGGATGCCTCTAATGTGACTGACATCTGGATTcaatttcttcaaagaaagaacCTGTGACATTTTAATCCCTTTGGCGGCTTGAAGTCTCGGGGAAAACGAAAGCATCCATAACATTCATAgcatattcattttcattgttgTGCCCGTACATTTAGAAATCCTGTTTACTAGGAACAGAAATCCAACTAAAAACTAACTTTATAGGAATTCTTAATATACTATATATAGCATAACATGCCGAACACTCgaggactggaaaaaataagaactcCACAGGCAATCTTGTTCTTCTTTATATTCTCATGAGCCCCAGGCAGTCAGACCTCCTCCATTGTACACAAAGTTGTTTACTGTCCATGAGCTGTGTTTAACATTCCACTCCTAGATATTTATACTCAAAGCCAAATTCAGAGCAGTATTCTGGAAAATGAGCAAAAGTAGGATATGACCCATCAAGAGACTATTAGGTCATCTGAAAAGTTTACAAGCTGGTCTGGAATCCAGCATTTATTTTGGATGGTGGGAGGTCACTATAATTAGCTGCCATCCAACTCCATTATAAAGTTAcaagtgcaaaaaaaaaccaatacACAGATAAGGTATTACCAAAATACAAGTTACTGCATTCTGCGGACCTCTGCAGAAAACAAGTTATCTCGGCCATCCATGAGCTGAATGTTTGTGTACTCATGCCAGGAGAGTAATTTCCATCTTATGAATATGAATGCAACACTAGAAAACGTGGACTGTCTAATCTCGTGATACTCTTAAACACAATGTCTGCCTTAACAACAAAGTAATAGagcaagaaaatacaaatgatttAAACCCCTGACCTACTCACGTGCcaaatgttgtttttcaaagTTGTGAGGTGCAGCCAATGCCAGAGATGTTCATTTTGATCAAAGTCTGTTTCTAAATACAAATTTGTAGCTTATGCATGGGCACGTTCTTGCATGAATCAGACACGCCAATAAAATTCCCATAAAAGTCCTCTAGAGCTGTTGTATttttgggaggagggaagggaggagggaagggctGTTTTCGCTGCTGCTTTAAACTTTATGGATTTATGTTCCAGAGAAGAAGATACTGCAGCAATTTCTTGCATCACTCAATGACGTTCTTTAGGCTGTGCTTCCCCTCGCTCGAGCCAAGCTGCTGGTGTGAATGTTGACCATGGAAAGACACTGATGGTTTCAAATGATGTGGACCAGCAAGAATGCAGACCCGCAAGgattctccctcccctctctttttttctttttctactctgGAAACTCAGGGCTTATCTGCCTTCCTTGGAGCGACCGTCACTGACGGTCAGCTTCATAGACGCAATCTCCCTCCACCGCCAGGGCTGGTACAACTCCAGGGCTTGTGTGGCGTGAACTCCTCTTCCATTCAAGCTGAGTAATGTTCACAGAGACAGTCCCAAAAAGGTGAGTAAGGCTTGGAGAGCACACAGCACTGCGCTTTCATAAAAAGGGTCAAAAAAAGGGTCCGCACTAAGGCTTCACTTCCTCTGCGCAATTCCTCTTCCTAAAGCCTTACAAGGACATCCCGTAACCACGAGAAAACACAGTCCAGACAAGACATGATTCTTGAACATTACTCAGCCTAGCTTCATTTTGCCTCTGGTAAAATACACTATCACATCTGTGTATTCCCTACCATCTGCTGTAAAGGATCTAGTTGCTAGCAAACATCAAGATATACACACCTTCAAAAAACACGGTGCGGTTTCCTCCCATGAATCATTCAACACCTTACATAACTCTGGGATAACGTGCAACCATTTCATATGTGATTGCTTAGCTAGAAGTTGGTCGTAAACACAACTGAAATGCAAGAGCAACACATGGAAGCATAAAGATCTGCTTGACAAATGCTTGTCCTCAGTTTCTTGCTTCTGCCTCTGCACTGCAATTCGATTTGCCTTTGGTCTTGTCCAGACAATTATTAATAGCCCGTGTTGTAGTATGGTCCCAGAAGTGATCTGGGAAGAAAATGCCTCTTTTCCTCCAAGGAGAGCATTTTTTGGCACAAGAAAAGGGGTGGCTCAGCGCTGAAGGAAATGGATACAGTACGCTTGGTCTCAGGTTGTAACTTCTCACTGGTATTTAGGTAATGTTTGGAGGCCTCTGAGGGTTTTAGGCTGTATGTCAAATGATAAGAAGCTTAGCAGACCTAATAGAAAATGAGACCTTGTCTCATTTTTGAGGACGACTCTGGAGGCAAAGACAAggttaacaaacaaaaataaacaagaatagCATGGCCCTTTCAGTCCGTCTGAGCTGACGTGACCAGCCCTACAATTTTACGTACTATCTTCCTGGTATGCAGAGCAATGACCTAGAATATCATTAAACACCACTAAAGGACTGCTCAACCTTTTCAGGACAGGTACGCATGCAGGTTAAATTATCCCTTCCttgctacattttaaaaacatacattgGGTAGGGTGCCAAGTCAAGGGTAGCGAGAGGAGCTTCCCTGCTCCACAGCGGCCCTCCTTGTGATCACCAACTACATGGAGGTTTTGTCAATGCCTCGCAGGAGCACGAATGCAATATGCTGGCAAAACTCTCCATTACGGCAAGTATGATGACAAAACAGCAGTTTGTCAGCTGAGCTATATTTGTTGGGGGAGCTATGGAAATAACAGCTACACGATGGAGTTAGATGCTTTGTATAGACAAACTCTGTAACCCAGTTCCCAGCTGTAAGATGGTGATAAATAATGGCATGGTTTAACCTGTGCATAACAATCTTAAATCGTCTTAATCTTCTCTTGTGACTTTATTTTGACAATTTAATTGATATATCTG encodes:
- the NET1 gene encoding neuroepithelial cell-transforming gene 1 protein, which gives rise to MVAHDELGGLLPIKRTIRVIDAQNQSFREQEEPSNKRVRPLARVTSLANLISPVRNGAVRRFGQTIQSFALRSDSKSPSCAQKSCSRSAAPTPPKRRNSVLWSEMLDVNMKESLSTKEIKRQEAIYEMSRGEQDLIEDLKLARKAYHDPMLKLSIMSEEELTHIFGDLDSYIPLHEDLLASLGEATKPDGTVEQIGPILVKWLPRLHAYKGYCSNQLAAKALLDQKKQDRRVQDFLQRCLESPFSRKLDLWSFLDIPRSRLVKYPLLLKEILRHTPKDHPDIQILEEAITIIQGVLSDINLKKGESECQYYIDKLEYLDEKQKDPRIEGSKALLCHGELKNKNGHKLYVFLFQDILVLTRPVTRNERQSYQVYRQPIPVQELLLEDLQDGDVKMGGSFRGAFGNSDKAKNIFRVRFQDPSPGQSHTLQANDIFHKQQWINCIRTAIAPFQRTAAAGELKELPELSEESEENNPSASNTKVQRRQSAMSGITEMELDENISECGSILDSEEAKGLKIHRTLSGRRKTREKQLGSKRKETLV